In Pelodiscus sinensis isolate JC-2024 chromosome 2, ASM4963464v1, whole genome shotgun sequence, the following proteins share a genomic window:
- the LOC142826696 gene encoding uncharacterized protein LOC142826696, with protein MSQAASASDTSPAQSPSTQGPARGCRRRAASWTSAEVMDLIEVWGQAPNVHDLRTRRRNAAVYGRIAAAMATRGHRRTQEQVSIKIKKLRQAYARATRGGATAGAATCPYFTALHQVLGGRAVRASPGDIEPGPEGPELGTPEGSPPAASSRETVPAAPAACAGRTTPPGTCYRTRSLLRTASTEQEYWDQHLGALQAVHRTLRSWMREDLQVRHELLSEL; from the exons atgagccaggcggccagtgcgagtgacacgtcccctgcccagtcccccagcacccaggggccagccaggggctgtagacggcgcgcggcctcctggactagtgcggaggtcatggacctcattgaggtttgggggcaggcccccaacgtccatgatctccgcactaggaggaggaatgcggccgtctatgggcgcatagcagccgccatggccaccaggggacacaggcgcacccaggagcaggtgagcattaaaattaaaaagctgcgccaggcgtacgccagggccacaagaggcggcgccactgcaggggctgccacctgcccctacttcactgccctccaccaagtcttggggggcagggcggtccgtgccagcccgggggacatcgagccgggaccagagggccctgagctgggcacaccagaagggtcaccgccagcagcgtcgtccagggagaccgtaccag ctgcaccagctgcttgtgcagggcgcaccaccccgcccgggacatgctaccgcacccgcagcctgctccggaccgccagcacggagcaggaatactgggaccagcaccttggggccctgcaagccgtgcaccgcacactacggtcgtggatgcgggaagacctgcaggtccgccacgagctgctgtctgagctctga